A window of Candidatus Bathyarchaeota archaeon genomic DNA:
TAACATCTGTTATTGCACCCCTACGCAGTCTATAGAGACCCCATACAGGCCTACTGGGTCAGTTGAAAGTTTTATGTAACTGAATTGGTTTGCGACATTTCCGCAGTCAATCCACTGCGGTGTCGAACCTACCCCAATTGAAGCGCGGAGAACCCAGTTGGAACCATCCGTTGATGTATACACTCTTAAAGGACCACTCATCTGACCATAAGCATACAAATAGATGTGCCCAGTAGCGGGTTGATTCAACGCTCCAGCTATCCACCCAGAAGAACCATAAGGGGGCCAATAGGGAGGGGCCATACCTACAATTCCAGCGTATTGACCATCAGGTGCTGAACCAATCAAGTTGTTGGGGTTAGTGGCTTCACTATAACCTGTGACGCTGGAAACATATGAAGTCAGTGTCGGTTGGGGGGTAGGAGTAGGAGTGGATACAGGTGCATAATTCGCAACTAATTGTCCATCTAAAGCGACTTGAATGTTTGCTGGACGACCCATAGGGACACCATTATAAGTAAACCCTTGAAAGGTATACCCGTCTATGTTTTGAACGTTGATTGTGTAGAAATCAGGAATCATATAATGATTACCTGTAGCATATGATTCGGTTGGACCGCCCGATTGGCGCTGTATTGTGAACATAGGCGTTAATCCCCCACTAGCAGAGAGAGTTAGTGTTGGCTGGTGCAATTTGATGAGGTATTACCATAGACCGCCATTTTATCGTGATCACCATAATATATGGGACTCCCTGCCCAAACAGATGTAAAACCTGTGTGTAGCTTAGTGCCCCCAAAGCCAGCTATATTTGGATAACATGATTGTGATGCATCATCCAGAGCGTCTTTTATCGTCAGATCAAAGTTTAATGAAGAATTAAAGAATTCCCAAATCCAATCGTAATACTTAATGCTAGGAATGGCAGGATCTATAGCTTGTACAAGTGAGGCGGATCCTGCAGAAAAACCGATATAACAAAAAGAGCTAGAGGTATCTGGAGTTTCATAGCCAGTTGTATCTAAGTTAGCAACATGTGTAAAAGCATAGGGCATTCCAATAGGCTTCGCATTACGTGGGTCATTCCCGTAATATCCGTTGCCTAATAGACCATCACCATCTGGATCTGCTGGCCAATGAGATAGCCAGTTTAAGTCTATTTTTGCTGACAGACATGTGTTAATTAGCGCAAATTTAGTTCTGCCCTGAGTCTTTTCAGATATTTCGTAATCGTATATTTTATCGTTATTACTGTCACAAAGCATAAAATGCCATTCATTTGGATGATCTGGGAAATTCAATCCCTCGCCTATGCCATGGTCAAACCAGACAGTCGCATGTCGATAACTCAGATCTTCATCAAAAGCGATTCTATTAAGAAAGTAATTTTTGTTGCTTGAGGGACCTTGAAGGTCGAGTGATGTATAACCATTAGCGTCAAACCTGCCCTTAATAATGCCGCAAATTAAATCTTGGTGTTCAAGCTCTCCTGACGTTTTGTAGGGAGCTAAAGAACCCCATGTTGTAGCACGCCCCTTATACATGGAAGCATCAGTTGGTGAGACTGAACTTGCGACAATAAAAAAGAACATTAAAAAACAAATGAACAGCGCAAAGATTTTATACGAACGCTTATTTGATAAGAAGTAAAGCTCTTTGGTGCGCAAAAACAGAAGTATACCCGCCACACCAAAAAGAAACATTATCGGAAACAAAAGAAATGCAGCAGTTGACAACGGGGAACTGGACTGTGATTCTTCGATTGCGCTTTCTTCGATTGATGCGACTTCATGTGGCGCACCTAGCGTAGAAAAGAACTCTGGGTCTAATGTAGTAAATACTTCTTCAATATCCCTAACCTGTTTAGTATCTGCCCAGATATCGACGTAAATTCCATAAACGTTTCCAGGATAAAACTTGTCTAAATTTATTCCAATACGCCACATTGGGAAAAGCATCAGGGTATCTGTGGTACGCGGATTATCAGCATTGTGTGAATTGCAAAAAATCAACTGCTTAACTGCAACGTCTGTAAGATTAAAATTGTTGATTTCAATCTTTGTTGTATTATCAATGTTTACTTCCCATGAATACTTTTCAGCATTCTCATAAGCTATTTCTACAGCTTCCTCTTCAGACAGGTTTATGTCTGTACTGCCTATGTTATACAAATTCCAAGTGTCAATGAAATATTTTAGGAAGCCATTTTCATAACTTATAATTACGCATTTTGATGAAGCGTTAATGCCGTTATAGGTGTATGACCAAGTGAAGCCTTTAATGGTCTCTGAATCAGTGACTTCGAGCTTTGTTGACCCTGAAGTTATTGTCGAGTTCTTGAGCGTATCGACTTTCTCTAGCATTGACCTTAGTTCACCATATAAAGTATTGCCTGAGTATTGCTGGTAGGTTGTAAGGAAATCTTTAGTCGCCTCAAGCAGATTATCGATAGATTTGGTCATTATTGGTATCCCCTCTTTTTCGAGAACATGAAGGATTACTAATTGATCATTTGTAAATGTACAGAGAAACTTCAGGTTGCTTGTACTAGAATTAAAAGTGTATTGAACTTTTTCTTCAGGAATAACACCTAAAAACGAATCCTGTCTCTCTGTTGAAGTAATTCTATACTTTTCAAGATTAAGACCCAACACATCAACTAAGATGGAGAGACCTTTTTGTGTTGCACTAATTTCTGTTGCTTGTGCTTTAGGAGTCGTGTACAAGTAAATGCTAGAAAACATCAAGAAAACAATAATTGAGGATAGGAATAGCTTTTGTTTACCCATTCTTATTCCCCTTGCAAATTATAGATAGCGCTCACACCATTTAAACTTTGGTTTAATTTAAATTAATTCAAAGTTGATAAACTAAAATTGATTGATTATTAAACAGCCTCAATTTTTACTTCAACTTCGCCAAAAAAAGTGAATGAACAGTTTTATTAATAAAAGAATTGCTTCCATCATCACTGTTCCATTATTGGTACGTATGCATAGTTGCCATCGTATTGACTGTAGCTATAACAGCTTATATGACGAACAGAAAAAATAGGAATTAAATTTCTGATGCGCGCCAAACATAGTCATATAGACAAAACGTCTTGTTGAATTCGACAGCAGATAATCGCGGTTTGCCAAAACATATAAACGCAGACTTTGCTACTTTTCCAATCGAGGCGAACCGATTTGACCTTAAGAGGCTTCATAAAGGAACTTAAAAAAAGTGGCGAATTAACCAAAATCACCAAGCCCGTCTCGGTTGAGTACGAGATGGCAGGCATCATCGCGGCAAACTGCGAAAAACCCATCATGTTTGAAAACGTCAAAGAATCCAGCATCCCCGTCGTAGCCGGATTAGTTTCAAGCAAAGAGCTGATTTGCCGCAGTATGGGCATCAAAAAAACTCAGCTTCTACCCAAATTGCTGTCGGCGATTGAGCAGCCAGTCGCACCCACAATGGTTGAGAAAGCGGCGTGCCAAGAAGTCGTCCATACCGGTGCAGACGTGGACTTAACCAAGCTGCCCATCATGCATTACACTGAAATGGACGGCGGAAAATACATCGCCTCAGCCGTCTCCATAATCAAAGACCCCCAAACAGGCGCCCGCAACATGTGCTTCCACCGCCTGATGCTCAAAGACAAAAACCACTTCGTCGCCCGCATCGTCGAAAACAGAGGCACCGATACCGCGCTCAAGAATGCAGGCGGCGAACTTGAAATCGCCATCTGCTTGGGTAACTCTACTGCGGTTCTGCTTGCTGCTGCCACCACACTCCCGATGGGCGTGGACGAATTGGCGATGGCTAACGCTTTGGAGAAAACTGATTTGGTCAAATGCAAAACCGTTAACCTTGAAGTGCCTGCGGACTGCGAATTTGTCTTTGAGGGCAAAATCACCAAAGAGAAAGCCTCTGAAGGACCTTTCTTGGACTTAACAGGCATCGTGGACCGCACCCGCCAGCAACCAGTCATCGAAATCAAATGCATCACCCACCGCAAGAACCCCATCTACCAGACGATTTTGGCAGGACGCAACGAACACAAATTCCTAATGGGCATGCCAAAAGAACCCACCATCTACAAAGAAGTCAGCAAAGTCTGCCAATGCAAAGACGTCTACATCACCCCCGGCGGATGCAGCTGGCTCCACGCAGTTGTCCAAATCAAAAAACAGAACCCTGAGGACGGCAAGAACGCGATAGCAGCCGCCTTCAAAGGCCACGGCTCACTCAAGCACTGCGTCGTAGTGGACGAAGACATAAACATCTACGACCCCCACGACGTGGAGTGGGCAATCGCTACACGCTTCCAAGCCGACAAAAACAGCATCATCCTCAGCAACCAACCTGGCTCATCTCTGGATCCCTCAGGCGACCTCTCCGAGGGCAAGAAAGCCACAACCGCAAAAGCAGGCTTAGACGCCACGGCCCCGTTGGTCTCGACTGGCAAAGGTTTCAGCAAGGTTGATTACATAAAAGTGGATTTAAACAAGTACCTGTGATCTGTATGGAGCTAACTAGTCAAGAACAAGCCATGCTGGACGGAAAAGAAGGCTACGCCGTCCGCAAAAGCATGGAAATCCTCGTCGCCCTCGGCGAAATCTTCGGAGCCAAAAACCTCATCGGCGTCGGCAGCGTCCAAGTGGCAGGCGTCAGCTACCACAACCTCGGCGACGCAGGCCTAGAATTCCTCAACACACTCGCCGCTGACGGCAAAGTGAAGGTGCAAACCACCCTAAACCCCGCAGGCATGGACCTAGAGAAGTGGCAGCAACTCGGCATAAGCCCCGAATTCGCTGAAAAACAAAACCTAGTTATAGACGCATTCCAACGCATGGGAATCATTGTCAGTTGCACTTGTACACCTTACCTTATCGGCAACCTCCCACTCTACGGCGAACACGTGGCGTGGTCAGAAAGCAGCGCAGTAACATTCGCCAACTCCGTCTTGGGTGCACGCACCAACCGTGAAGGCGGACCCTCAGCTTTGGCGGCGGCTTTTGTGGGCAAAACCCCAAACTACGGCTTGCACCTCGACGAAAACCGCGTTCCCGACGTCCACGTCCAAGTAAACGCTGAACTGTCTAAGCTCTCCGACTGGGGCGCACTGGGCTACGCCATCGGCAAGAAGGCGGAAAACAAAATCCCCTACATCACAGGCATCAAAGCGGCAGAGCTTGATGAACTCAAAAGTTTCTGCGCATCCGTGGTAACTTACGGCGTGAAGCCGTTGTTCTACATCAAAGGCATAACCCCCGGAGCAGAACTCCAAAAACAACCCCCCACCACAGTAACAGTAGACCAAAGTGACCTCAAAATCGCATACGACGCCATAAACGACGACGTAAACGACATAGAACTCGTCTGCCTCGGCTGCCCCCACTGCTCCATCAAAGAAATCTCTGAAATCGCAACCTTGCTGGAGGGCAAAAAAGTGGCGGAAGGCACCGAACTTTGGGTAGCGACTTCAAGAACAGCCAAACAACTCGCAGATAAACGCGGCTACACGGCAACCATCGAGGCAGCGGGAGGCAAATTCGCATGCGACACCTGCATGGCAGTCGCCCCCCTCAAAGGAAGATTCAAGTCGCTGGCGACTACGTCGGCGAAGGGCTGCTTCTATTCAAGGCAGAACCTTATGAAAACCAAGATGGGCAGTATTGAAGAATGTGTTGAAGCGGCGGTGAGTGGAAAATGGAACAACTAAAAGGCAGAATCATCTACAAAGGCAAAGCCGAAGGCGAAGCTCTCGTCACATCGATGCCGATTAGCTTCTATGGCGGCGTTGACCCCAACACTGGCGAAGTCATCGAGAAGGGCCACGAACTCCAAGGGCAGAGCATCAAAGGCAAAGTGTTGGTGTTCCCGCAGGGCAAAGGTAGCACTGTGGGTAGCTACACACTCTACAGGCTCAAAAAGAACGGCGTCGCACCCGCAGCCATGATCAACAAGGAAACCGAAACCATCGTCGCAGTCGGCGCAATCATCAGCGAAATCCCCTTCGTAGACAAAATCGACGTCAGCAAAATCAAAACAGGAAACAAAGTCAAAGTAGAAAACGCCACAGTTACTTTAGCTTAACCATCTTTCACCATTTTTTTTGAGAACTTTTAATCAAATTACACTTCGACGTCGGTGTATGATTGTGGCAGACTCAGCTGCGGACAATGCTATTAGGGCACAACAACTATAGAAAAAGCAAGACTGCCTAAAGCGCAAAAAAGTTAAATGCACAAAGCCAATTCCCTATTAACCAGTTGTGGAGGATTCTGTTTTGGCTAAGTTACCTGTTGAGAAGTTACGAAGAATCTGTGATACGAGTTTAATTCACTGTACATCCACCAAAGAATTAACCCCGCTTACCGAAATCATCGGACAAGACCGAGCAGTCCGCGCCCTAAAATTCGGGTTAGGGATCAAAAACCACGGTTTCAACATGTACGTTGCAGGATATTCGGGGACAGGACGGAAAACCGCGGTGAAAAGCTTCGTGGAAGCCCAAGCTAAAACCATGCCTGTGCCGTCTGACTGGTGCTACGTCTACAACTTTGCCAACCAATATGAGCCTAGAGCCATCCAGTTGCCTTCTGGCAGGGGTAAAGAATTTCGCGAAGACATGAAAAACTACATCGAAAACGTAAAAAACGCATTGCCTAAAGCGTTTGACAGCGAAGACTACGTGGCAAGGCGAGACGCAAGAATTCGCGAAATAGAAAGCCAACGGAAAAAGTTGATCGATGAATTAAACCTCAAAGCCCAAAGTGAAGGCTTTGTAATCCAAACGACTCCTTTGGGCATTTTGCTTATCCCAGTTTTAGATGGTAAACCCTTAAGCGAAGAAGAAATGCTTGCATTACCCCCGAACATGAAGCAGAAGTTTGCAGAGAAACGCGAAAAGCTGGAGACCCAATTCCGCGTAACCATGCGGCAACTCGTAGACATGGAACGCCAAATCCATGATGAACTCCGAAAACTCAACAAAGAAATCGCGCTTTACGCCATTGGCAGTCAAACGCAGAGTCTTATGGAAAAATACTCGGGCAACACTGAAGTGACGGCGTATCTTAAGGCGGTTGAAAATGATATCTTGGAGAATCTGCAGCAGTTCGCGCGCAGAGGTAGCTCAGACAATCAGCAGCAGTCGTTTTTGCAGTTGCCTTGGATGCGAGGCGAAGACATCTACAAAAAATATCAAGTAAACGTCGTCATAGATAACTCGGAAACCAAAGGCGCGCCGGTGATCATGGAAACGAACCCCACATATCCCAACCTGCTGGGCAAAACCGAGAAAGAAGCTCAATTCGGCGCCTTAACCACTGACTTCACTATGATACGTGGCGGCAGCATCCACAAAGCCAACGGCGGATACCTCATAATCCCCGTCGAAGACCTCCTGCGCAATCCGTTGTCCTATGATGGCTTGAAGCGAGACCTCAAAGACGGGAAAATGTTTATCGAGGAACCAGAGGAACGCTATGGTTTTCTGAGCATAAAAACCATCAAACCTCAGCCTATACCTCTAACAGCCAAAGTCATCTTAATCGGTGACCCCAACATCTACCAAGCACTGTTCAGCCTCGATCCAGACTTCCGTGAACTCTTCAAAATAAAAGCAGAATTTGACACTACGATGCCTCGCTCTAAAGAAAAGGTTCAGCAGTACGCTGAATTCGTCTGCGGCTTATGTGAACGCGAGCAACTGCGGCATCTTGACAGCGGCGCCTTAGCCAAACTCGTCGAATACAGTTCACGATTAGTCGAGGACCAGTACAAGCTCTCCACCCAGTTCTCGCAGATAGCTGACATTATCCGGGAATCCAACTTTTACGCGGAGCAAGACAGCGCCCAATACATCACCGCTATGCACGTTAAGAAAGCCATTGAAGAAAAAATTTGCCGCTCCAAACTTATCCAAGAAAAAATCCAAGAAATGATCACCCGCGGCTTCTTCCTCATCGACACCGCCGAACAAAAAGTGGGGCAAGTCAACGGTTTATCCGTCATGGGCTTGGGCGATTTCGCGTTTGGTTCGCCGTCTCGTGTTACCGCCAGCATCGGTTTAGGACGCGAGGGCGTTATTGACATTGAGCGGGAAGCAAAAATGGGCGGTCCAATTCACACCAAAGGCGTCCTGATCTTAAGCGGTTACTTAAATGAGAAATACGCTCGTGACAAACCGCTGAGCCTCTCCGCAAGGTTGGTTTTTGAGCAGAACTACTCAGGCGTCGAAGGTGATAGCGCATCCAGCACCGAACTCTACGCCATCCTCTCGGCCCTCAGCGGCTTACCCATCAAGCAATATCTTGCCGTAACAGGGTCGGTGAACCAGAAGGGTGAAGTGCAAGCC
This region includes:
- a CDS encoding UbiD family decarboxylase; this translates as MTLRGFIKELKKSGELTKITKPVSVEYEMAGIIAANCEKPIMFENVKESSIPVVAGLVSSKELICRSMGIKKTQLLPKLLSAIEQPVAPTMVEKAACQEVVHTGADVDLTKLPIMHYTEMDGGKYIASAVSIIKDPQTGARNMCFHRLMLKDKNHFVARIVENRGTDTALKNAGGELEIAICLGNSTAVLLAAATTLPMGVDELAMANALEKTDLVKCKTVNLEVPADCEFVFEGKITKEKASEGPFLDLTGIVDRTRQQPVIEIKCITHRKNPIYQTILAGRNEHKFLMGMPKEPTIYKEVSKVCQCKDVYITPGGCSWLHAVVQIKKQNPEDGKNAIAAAFKGHGSLKHCVVVDEDINIYDPHDVEWAIATRFQADKNSIILSNQPGSSLDPSGDLSEGKKATTAKAGLDATAPLVSTGKGFSKVDYIKVDLNKYL
- a CDS encoding aconitase X catalytic domain-containing protein, whose amino-acid sequence is MELTSQEQAMLDGKEGYAVRKSMEILVALGEIFGAKNLIGVGSVQVAGVSYHNLGDAGLEFLNTLAADGKVKVQTTLNPAGMDLEKWQQLGISPEFAEKQNLVIDAFQRMGIIVSCTCTPYLIGNLPLYGEHVAWSESSAVTFANSVLGARTNREGGPSALAAAFVGKTPNYGLHLDENRVPDVHVQVNAELSKLSDWGALGYAIGKKAENKIPYITGIKAAELDELKSFCASVVTYGVKPLFYIKGITPGAELQKQPPTTVTVDQSDLKIAYDAINDDVNDIELVCLGCPHCSIKEISEIATLLEGKKVAEGTELWVATSRTAKQLADKRGYTATIEAAGGKFACDTCMAVAPLKGRFKSLATTSAKGCFYSRQNLMKTKMGSIEECVEAAVSGKWNN
- a CDS encoding DUF126 domain-containing protein, with product MEQLKGRIIYKGKAEGEALVTSMPISFYGGVDPNTGEVIEKGHELQGQSIKGKVLVFPQGKGSTVGSYTLYRLKKNGVAPAAMINKETETIVAVGAIISEIPFVDKIDVSKIKTGNKVKVENATVTLA
- a CDS encoding AAA family ATPase, with protein sequence MAKLPVEKLRRICDTSLIHCTSTKELTPLTEIIGQDRAVRALKFGLGIKNHGFNMYVAGYSGTGRKTAVKSFVEAQAKTMPVPSDWCYVYNFANQYEPRAIQLPSGRGKEFREDMKNYIENVKNALPKAFDSEDYVARRDARIREIESQRKKLIDELNLKAQSEGFVIQTTPLGILLIPVLDGKPLSEEEMLALPPNMKQKFAEKREKLETQFRVTMRQLVDMERQIHDELRKLNKEIALYAIGSQTQSLMEKYSGNTEVTAYLKAVENDILENLQQFARRGSSDNQQQSFLQLPWMRGEDIYKKYQVNVVIDNSETKGAPVIMETNPTYPNLLGKTEKEAQFGALTTDFTMIRGGSIHKANGGYLIIPVEDLLRNPLSYDGLKRDLKDGKMFIEEPEERYGFLSIKTIKPQPIPLTAKVILIGDPNIYQALFSLDPDFRELFKIKAEFDTTMPRSKEKVQQYAEFVCGLCEREQLRHLDSGALAKLVEYSSRLVEDQYKLSTQFSQIADIIRESNFYAEQDSAQYITAMHVKKAIEEKICRSKLIQEKIQEMITRGFFLIDTAEQKVGQVNGLSVMGLGDFAFGSPSRVTASIGLGREGVIDIEREAKMGGPIHTKGVLILSGYLNEKYARDKPLSLSARLVFEQNYSGVEGDSASSTELYAILSALSGLPIKQYLAVTGSVNQKGEVQAIGGVNEKIEGFFEVCKARGLTGEQGVMIPESNVQNLMLKEEVIDAVKAGLFSIYSVKSIDEGIEVLTGTKAGQRRADGTYEEGTVNYLVDKQLRDMAEKIKEYSPIPGMQKKLED